One window of Candidatus Regiella endosymbiont of Tuberolachnus salignus genomic DNA carries:
- a CDS encoding type II toxin-antitoxin system Phd/YefM family antitoxin: MNTWPVQDAKARFSELLDACIKEGPQLVTRRGTETAILVPITEWKRLSSAARPSLKTLLLLEHAPADIELPQRGSAHRRSVIAL; encoded by the coding sequence ATGAATACTTGGCCTGTGCAAGACGCAAAAGCGCGTTTCAGCGAATTATTAGATGCCTGCATTAAAGAAGGTCCACAACTCGTCACTCGGCGTGGCACAGAAACCGCGATATTGGTTCCCATTACTGAATGGAAGCGTTTGAGTAGCGCTGCACGCCCATCCCTTAAAACATTGCTTTTGTTAGAACATGCCCCTGCTGATATTGAATTACCTCAGCGTGGATCGGCGCACCGACGTTCTGTAATAGCATTGTAA
- the pilO2 gene encoding type 4b pilus protein PilO2: MAGLHWELLEGRRGARPLARRYDADKFVTVFAGHHRVGVGMANMQAAAVSASAARKSASLALTVLPALGANGWGIFKLAEGKFWFVAAQEGRLSRLSDVIGDPEGIRRALATFLRFDVPSREARLIFCPAGFLPSPTGVDQPLDSLLATLTVPRRARLRSVSTRVAFVSWVAVLGVVLGSYWGGSQYQAWLENQRITAAREAFLAAKQQMKTALPPALQPWKAEPVLAEFLATCTRLWQTAPLSIAGWRFSTADCHQDALRLAWNKPQGGTVGDFSQRLAQWYPQASALFNIPGEADTGGVALPLHMSLPARPEAVADSDTQTQRLTHYAQLLRAQLSLTEEPASSTPINGQAIPLPWRRFNFTFKTAIPPDRLFAPRQFDAAGVRIKRITVSLSQARLHYVIEGHLYAQR, translated from the coding sequence GTGGCGGGATTACACTGGGAACTGCTGGAAGGACGCAGAGGTGCTCGCCCGCTGGCCAGACGGTACGATGCCGACAAGTTTGTGACGGTGTTTGCCGGCCATCACCGCGTAGGGGTGGGGATGGCGAATATGCAAGCCGCGGCGGTGAGCGCCTCTGCGGCACGGAAATCGGCTTCTCTGGCGTTAACGGTCTTACCCGCGTTAGGGGCGAACGGTTGGGGGATTTTTAAGCTGGCGGAGGGAAAATTTTGGTTTGTGGCGGCGCAAGAGGGGCGATTATCCCGCCTCTCTGATGTGATCGGGGATCCGGAGGGTATCCGGCGGGCGCTCGCGACTTTTTTACGTTTTGATGTGCCGTCGCGTGAAGCGCGCCTCATTTTCTGCCCCGCGGGGTTTTTGCCTAGCCCCACCGGGGTCGATCAGCCGTTAGACAGTCTGCTGGCCACGTTAACGGTGCCGCGTCGGGCACGTTTGCGTTCGGTCTCCACGCGCGTAGCGTTCGTCAGCTGGGTGGCCGTACTGGGGGTGGTGTTGGGGAGTTATTGGGGGGGGAGCCAATATCAAGCCTGGCTTGAAAATCAACGTATTACGGCGGCGAGAGAAGCCTTTTTGGCCGCGAAACAGCAAATGAAAACCGCCTTACCGCCCGCCTTGCAGCCCTGGAAAGCCGAGCCGGTGTTAGCCGAGTTTTTAGCCACCTGTACCCGATTGTGGCAAACCGCCCCGTTAAGCATTGCGGGCTGGCGATTTAGCACCGCGGATTGCCATCAAGACGCTTTACGCCTGGCCTGGAATAAACCCCAAGGCGGTACCGTGGGGGACTTTTCACAGCGTCTGGCACAGTGGTATCCGCAGGCCAGCGCCCTGTTCAATATTCCGGGCGAGGCGGATACCGGCGGGGTCGCGCTGCCCTTGCACATGTCGCTTCCTGCCCGCCCAGAAGCGGTGGCTGACAGTGATACTCAAACCCAACGGTTAACGCATTATGCGCAATTACTGCGTGCCCAGCTGAGTTTAACGGAGGAGCCCGCCTCGTCCACCCCAATAAACGGCCAGGCCATCCCGCTGCCCTGGCGTCGTTTCAATTTTACCTTTAAGACGGCGATCCCCCCGGATCGGCTGTTTGCCCCGCGCCAGTTTGATGCCGCGGGGGTGCGGATCAAGCGGATCACCGTCAGTTTAAGTCAGGCACGCCTGCATTACGTGATTGAGGGACATTTGTATGCACAACGTTAA
- a CDS encoding type II toxin-antitoxin system RelE/ParE family toxin: MVEIKQTETYRKWHRRLKDERARALIASRLDRLAYGHSGDVEPIGQGISELRIHSGPGYRLYFQKRGEMIIILLCGGDKSTQIKDIKTAKKLAAEWE, translated from the coding sequence ATGGTAGAGATAAAGCAAACAGAGACTTATCGAAAATGGCACAGACGGCTAAAAGATGAACGTGCCCGTGCATTGATTGCTTCTCGTCTGGATCGCCTTGCCTATGGGCATAGCGGGGATGTAGAGCCTATCGGTCAGGGGATCAGCGAACTGCGTATCCACTCTGGCCCTGGGTACCGTCTCTACTTTCAAAAACGGGGGGAGATGATCATCATATTGCTGTGTGGCGGAGATAAAAGCACACAAATCAAAGACATCAAAACCGCTAAAAAACTGGCTGCTGAATGGGAGTAA
- the istA gene encoding IS21 family transposase, which yields MLRREDHYMIKQRHQQGAFIVDIAHQIGCSEKTVRRHISYPAPPTAKRGKKQVAKLEPFKDYIDSRLSEQVWNAAVIFEEIREKGYRGGSAMLRRYIHPKRPLRASKNTVRFETLPGYQLQHDWGEIIVEVAGSACTVNFAVNTLGFSRRFHVFAAPKQDAEHTYESLVRSFNYFGGSVKNVLVDNQKAAVIKHGQNGHIEFNAGFLQLANHYGFSPRACKPYRPQTKGKTERMVGYVKHNFFTRYRQFESFAHVNQLLAMWLAKVADQRHLRQFKQTPENRFAEEKIALMPLPATDFDTSYFDLRQVAWDSYIDVRGNRYSVPSFWCGRAVNIRIGLDNTLRIYGDEQLLATHLLQEVTQGWQKVPEHHQALWQQVNRVASRSLSVYEELL from the coding sequence ATGCTAAGAAGAGAGGACCACTACATGATAAAACAACGCCATCAACAGGGGGCATTTATTGTTGATATTGCCCATCAGATAGGGTGTTCAGAAAAGACGGTGAGACGGCACATTAGCTATCCTGCGCCGCCAACAGCAAAACGCGGTAAAAAACAGGTTGCTAAACTCGAGCCCTTTAAAGACTACATCGATTCAAGGTTGAGTGAACAGGTTTGGAATGCGGCGGTTATTTTTGAGGAAATCCGTGAAAAAGGCTACCGGGGTGGGAGTGCGATGCTCCGACGTTATATACATCCCAAACGTCCGCTCAGGGCCTCGAAAAACACGGTACGCTTTGAAACCCTCCCCGGTTATCAACTTCAACACGATTGGGGAGAAATCATCGTTGAGGTGGCAGGCTCTGCCTGTACGGTTAATTTTGCCGTTAATACGCTCGGTTTTTCGCGTCGCTTTCATGTCTTTGCTGCCCCTAAGCAAGATGCTGAGCACACGTATGAATCGCTGGTTCGCAGCTTCAATTACTTCGGTGGCAGCGTAAAAAATGTCTTGGTAGATAACCAAAAAGCCGCTGTTATCAAACATGGACAAAATGGCCACATCGAGTTCAATGCGGGCTTCCTGCAACTGGCTAATCACTATGGGTTTAGCCCTCGCGCCTGTAAGCCTTATCGACCGCAAACGAAAGGCAAAACCGAACGGATGGTGGGCTATGTTAAACACAATTTTTTCACTCGCTACCGTCAGTTTGAGAGTTTCGCTCATGTTAATCAACTGCTAGCGATGTGGCTGGCGAAAGTGGCAGACCAGCGTCATCTTCGTCAATTCAAGCAGACACCGGAAAATCGTTTTGCTGAGGAAAAAATAGCCTTGATGCCACTCCCTGCGACTGATTTCGATACCAGCTACTTCGACCTACGACAAGTGGCATGGGACAGCTATATCGATGTCAGAGGTAATCGCTATAGCGTGCCTTCATTCTGGTGTGGTCGTGCGGTTAATATTCGTATCGGTTTAGATAATACGCTACGTATTTACGGCGATGAGCAACTGCTCGCGACGCATCTCTTGCAGGAGGTAACGCAGGGCTGGCAAAAGGTGCCAGAACATCATCAAGCCCTTTGGCAACAGGTCAATCGAGTAGCGTCTCGTTCGCTCAGTGTGTATGAGGAGCTACTCTGA
- a CDS encoding type II toxin-antitoxin system VapC family toxin: MYLLDTNIVSELRKIRPHGAVVSWLETIADKNLYLSAVTIGEIQAGIEITREQDAIKAASIAAWLNQVSTTYNILPMDAQTFRLWAKLMHRQSDTLYEDAMIAATALMHNLTVVTRNIRDFERFDVSLLNPFLN, from the coding sequence ATGTACCTTCTTGATACTAACATCGTCTCGGAACTTCGTAAAATTCGCCCACATGGTGCTGTTGTTTCTTGGCTTGAAACCATTGCTGATAAAAATCTTTATCTTAGCGCTGTAACCATAGGAGAAATTCAAGCGGGAATAGAAATCACCCGTGAACAAGATGCCATCAAAGCAGCCTCAATTGCGGCATGGCTCAATCAGGTTTCCACTACCTACAATATATTACCCATGGATGCCCAAACGTTTCGGCTGTGGGCTAAGCTCATGCATCGACAATCAGATACACTTTATGAAGATGCAATGATTGCAGCGACTGCTCTCATGCATAACCTTACTGTCGTTACCAGAAACATCCGCGATTTTGAGCGATTTGATGTCTCCCTGCTTAATCCATTTTTAAACTAA
- a CDS encoding type II secretion system F family protein, with product MRAGLSSLPAYQKSLATYRRAATRWLYQYTFSSRDRLTLYEDLAFLLDNNRTLEVALTHMRDAATDFGRCHSPSAVWLNDCLHAISNGHSLDVALKRWVPCQEAAIISAGVMEGRVPEALRRAMTVVQGIDEMKSSVLSTLGYPMALIGTVVGIMVLVSQHFIPQLAKMVPRETWQGGIWWLGTTADFVVDHGILLSLMLMLATAWISWSFSHLTGRCRRGLDGLIPWSVYKDFQGVAFLLNMAALLRAGVKTLDALDILAHNASPWLLERLNAARRLVRQGQHLGLALRNTGYHFPSKPCVNKLMLLTDGDNAERIIENYANQWLKNTIITIKRRTARLSTALFLLVSGYMLLLVQVIQQLNQLAGQIGQ from the coding sequence GTGCGAGCGGGCTTATCCTCGCTACCTGCTTATCAAAAAAGCCTGGCCACGTATCGGCGGGCGGCCACCCGGTGGCTGTATCAATACACCTTCTCAAGCCGTGATCGCCTGACGTTGTATGAAGATTTAGCCTTTCTGCTCGACAATAACCGCACCCTGGAGGTGGCCTTAACCCATATGCGCGATGCCGCTACCGATTTTGGTCGGTGTCATTCACCGTCTGCGGTGTGGCTAAACGATTGTTTGCACGCGATAAGCAATGGTCACTCGCTGGATGTCGCCCTGAAGCGGTGGGTACCCTGTCAGGAAGCGGCCATTATCAGCGCCGGGGTGATGGAAGGGCGGGTGCCTGAGGCGTTACGGCGAGCGATGACGGTGGTACAAGGCATCGATGAAATGAAATCCTCCGTATTAAGCACCCTGGGCTACCCGATGGCGCTCATTGGCACGGTGGTGGGAATAATGGTGTTGGTCAGCCAGCATTTTATCCCGCAACTGGCGAAAATGGTGCCGCGTGAAACCTGGCAAGGGGGGATCTGGTGGTTGGGGACGACCGCTGATTTTGTCGTGGATCACGGCATCTTGTTGTCGTTGATGCTGATGTTAGCCACCGCCTGGATCAGCTGGTCATTTAGCCATCTGACCGGGCGCTGTCGCCGAGGGTTGGACGGGCTGATACCCTGGTCAGTCTACAAAGACTTTCAGGGGGTGGCTTTTTTACTCAATATGGCGGCCTTGCTGCGAGCGGGAGTCAAAACCTTGGATGCGCTCGATATTTTGGCGCACAATGCTTCTCCGTGGTTGCTGGAACGCTTAAATGCTGCTCGCCGCTTAGTGCGCCAAGGCCAACACCTGGGGCTCGCGCTACGCAATACCGGTTATCATTTTCCGTCCAAGCCCTGTGTCAACAAATTGATGTTGCTCACTGACGGTGATAATGCGGAACGTATCATTGAAAATTACGCCAACCAGTGGTTGAAAAACACCATCATAACCATTAAACGGCGTACTGCCCGCCTTTCCACAGCCTTATTTTTGCTGGTCAGTGGCTACATGCTGTTGCTGGTGCAGGTCATCCAACAACTGAATCAACTGGCCGGGCAAATCGGCCAATAA
- a CDS encoding DotH/IcmK family type IV secretion protein: protein MTMKNPSLFLLLLVSLTVSAMAAESSNNSNHWRSATSAATAPPPTQAPPSAQAPLTTLPLPSAALRYAQEQATPLTGAEIEQLGRAADAANRGRAYQARVTVPRISTLTVNLSPGASVPILRTAADQTSSVTFSDSTGAPWKLGAPPFNSNNKGFQVSYIPGSAMMAVQALRRYDTGNVTVYLEGLAVPVVVNLTSGEPDNPSTPQIIDSRLDLRIPQRGPDAKPMAQPESKIGLYNTVLQAFLDGVPPLDAKRLRTEGKVASTTVWQLGDNLYIRSRSEIRDEFEQTLSSLDGTHLWKLPLTPYVNFSVMDRTEPLTIHLE from the coding sequence ATGACGATGAAAAATCCCTCTCTTTTTCTACTGCTGCTGGTTAGCTTGACGGTCTCCGCCATGGCCGCTGAAAGTAGCAATAACAGTAATCATTGGCGATCCGCGACCTCTGCCGCGACGGCTCCCCCACCAACACAGGCGCCTCCCAGCGCTCAAGCGCCGTTGACAACGCTGCCGCTACCGTCAGCGGCACTGCGCTATGCCCAGGAGCAGGCCACCCCCTTAACCGGGGCAGAAATCGAGCAGCTTGGCCGTGCCGCGGATGCCGCCAATCGGGGGCGGGCTTATCAAGCACGTGTCACGGTGCCGCGCATCAGTACCTTGACGGTTAATTTATCGCCCGGCGCGAGTGTGCCTATTTTGCGTACTGCCGCCGATCAAACCAGCAGCGTCACCTTTTCTGACAGTACCGGGGCACCGTGGAAACTGGGTGCTCCGCCGTTTAACTCCAATAACAAAGGCTTTCAAGTGAGCTATATCCCGGGCAGCGCCATGATGGCGGTGCAAGCGCTGCGCCGTTATGACACCGGCAACGTGACGGTTTACTTGGAAGGTCTGGCGGTACCGGTGGTGGTCAACTTAACCAGCGGCGAGCCTGACAACCCGTCAACCCCCCAAATCATCGACAGCCGGTTAGATTTGCGCATTCCTCAGCGCGGGCCTGATGCGAAACCGATGGCGCAACCGGAAAGTAAAATTGGCTTGTACAACACGGTATTGCAAGCCTTTTTAGACGGTGTCCCGCCCCTGGACGCCAAACGGCTACGCACCGAGGGTAAGGTCGCCTCAACGACGGTCTGGCAATTGGGTGACAACCTGTATATTCGTTCGCGCAGCGAGATAAGAGATGAGTTTGAGCAAACCTTATCCTCCCTCGACGGCACGCATCTGTGGAAATTGCCGCTGACCCCCTATGTCAATTTTTCTGTCATGGATCGTACCGAGCCGTTGACCATCCATCTGGAGTGA
- a CDS encoding GspE/PulE family protein: protein MSIVSSQLTLPADIADWLHIHTDEADQLTLMVAEHHRADVRVQDFFNRLARSQAKPIAFEFLPLDRLREQKEKQPSAARHQDFSENQQKVIAYFRKASKINASDIHLEIGKGNLTHVLMRVHGDLIKVDAISQQEGEALASTIVLSMCDVAESQFNPNRQQDGRLRRDFLHSVNLFGARYAHTPAVYGLFVVMRILPDDSAAPPTLDALGFLPEQQTLLRRMLRRPEGIMILSGPTGSGKSTTLRTLSALYLENTHHRRRLITLEDPPEGHIEGAVQTAILADKNNPAAVSQAWVRAISASLRLDPDALVVGEMRDRDSAQTSFTAAMTGHLLMTTLHANDPINILERLADMGITPSLLTDPQLMIGLISQRLAQRLCPACKKPWVAVKDQLNRDEQALLTPDCQRDKLYFRHRPGCEHCHLGINGRRVISEVISPDAHFMQLYRAQGKQAARLYWHRALGGITRNTQLLQYINAGLIDPLEADCLSPLDEDSAMRLIRSGHEDAE from the coding sequence ATGTCGATAGTGTCTTCTCAATTAACCTTACCCGCCGATATTGCTGACTGGCTGCATATCCATACGGATGAAGCGGATCAGCTGACCTTGATGGTGGCAGAGCATCACCGCGCGGATGTCCGGGTACAGGATTTTTTTAATCGGCTGGCGCGATCACAGGCAAAACCGATTGCCTTTGAATTTTTGCCGCTGGATCGTCTCCGTGAACAAAAAGAAAAACAGCCTTCAGCGGCACGTCATCAAGACTTTAGTGAAAACCAGCAAAAAGTGATCGCCTATTTTCGCAAAGCCAGCAAAATCAATGCCTCTGATATTCATCTTGAGATAGGCAAAGGCAATCTGACCCATGTATTGATGCGGGTGCATGGCGATCTGATCAAAGTGGATGCGATTTCACAACAAGAGGGGGAAGCGTTAGCTTCAACCATTGTGTTATCGATGTGTGATGTGGCGGAATCGCAATTCAATCCTAACCGCCAGCAGGATGGCCGCCTGCGCCGGGACTTTTTGCACAGTGTGAACCTGTTTGGAGCCCGTTATGCTCACACCCCGGCGGTATACGGGCTCTTTGTGGTGATGCGGATTTTGCCGGATGACAGCGCGGCACCGCCCACGTTGGACGCCCTGGGCTTTCTCCCCGAACAGCAAACCTTATTGCGCCGCATGCTGCGCCGGCCGGAAGGCATCATGATCCTCTCCGGCCCAACCGGATCGGGCAAAAGTACGACGCTGCGTACCCTTAGCGCCCTGTACCTGGAAAATACGCACCATCGGCGACGACTGATTACCCTCGAAGATCCCCCGGAAGGCCACATCGAGGGCGCAGTACAAACCGCCATTCTCGCCGATAAAAATAATCCGGCGGCGGTATCCCAAGCTTGGGTACGCGCGATTTCGGCCTCCTTGCGGCTGGATCCGGATGCCTTGGTAGTGGGGGAGATGCGGGATCGCGATTCCGCGCAGACCAGCTTTACGGCGGCGATGACCGGTCATTTGCTGATGACCACCTTGCACGCGAACGACCCGATTAATATTTTAGAACGGCTCGCTGATATGGGGATCACGCCTTCGCTGCTCACCGATCCGCAGTTAATGATAGGGCTGATCAGTCAGCGATTGGCGCAACGGTTGTGTCCTGCCTGTAAAAAGCCGTGGGTGGCGGTGAAAGATCAGCTTAACCGGGATGAACAGGCGCTGCTCACCCCGGATTGTCAGCGTGATAAGCTGTATTTTCGCCACCGCCCTGGGTGTGAGCACTGTCACCTGGGGATTAACGGGCGTAGGGTTATCAGCGAAGTGATCAGCCCGGATGCGCACTTTATGCAGCTTTATCGCGCGCAGGGCAAGCAGGCAGCGCGTCTCTATTGGCATCGCGCCTTAGGCGGCATTACCCGCAATACACAATTGCTCCAGTACATTAACGCGGGTCTGATCGATCCCCTGGAAGCCGATTGCCTGAGTCCGCTGGATGAAGACAGCGCAATGAGGCTTATAAGGAGCGGGCATGAAGACGCTGAATAA
- a CDS encoding DotA/TraY family protein, translated as MFWFVAVTLRQMVRAGHQGQVFSGGRSALYPLTTLLGFLSLVPTASGWSLSQLIVLWAASIMGVGSANLITDKAATLLQGGQSLVMQPIAPQTLSASRAIFEMNLCMYGINDELHTLYSESGAAVGTPYMRIKTFPEGFMISNGSAQCGSARLPVSRRDSSWRPIFNVPVNTRPLIIAQSNALNRMQNQLSQAAHNFARQFSQKRQTGTGQIDDVESEIQRAAREYEDSISQAVRTMDKGTSLQEVVAAQLRQYGWLALGSWYQTFATANNKTNAVVNMRPTVTGKSRLGELGVGSYNEQLTVAYRAQLQNSTYAAPLGTQTSNDNQQASDATDASSVLVGITNSWGQKRVNSLVGLNFGSGNGSNDQVNPLLKMKAVGDYTLGGAASIFSAYTSAKVLTAWGKGNLAGNFINTITGAGEVAGSLLEAIAPVVYFLVFVLLSIGFSLSIYLPFIPFIYWISAATNWIVGVLIGATAGSLWAATHLGGEEDRGSRSAYGYIFLIDVMLRPMLMVFGFLFASLVVVAVGTLLNTLFASALANVQVDSITGLISIVGVLMIYARICTTLVSSAFSLQVSMPDYVISWLGGREGASMLGGMNESIKGMFANFGSGAKTVPTAKKIVAPPGTDNHSDGIK; from the coding sequence ATGTTCTGGTTTGTCGCGGTTACTCTGCGCCAAATGGTACGTGCGGGGCATCAGGGTCAAGTGTTTAGCGGCGGCAGAAGTGCGCTATATCCGTTAACCACCTTGCTCGGCTTCTTAAGCCTGGTACCAACGGCTTCGGGTTGGTCACTATCGCAACTGATTGTACTCTGGGCGGCCTCCATTATGGGGGTCGGCTCGGCCAATCTCATCACTGATAAAGCTGCCACTCTACTGCAAGGCGGTCAATCGCTGGTAATGCAGCCGATTGCCCCACAAACCTTGAGTGCTTCACGCGCCATATTTGAAATGAATCTGTGCATGTACGGCATTAATGACGAACTTCACACCCTATACAGTGAAAGTGGAGCCGCCGTTGGCACGCCCTATATGCGCATTAAAACCTTTCCTGAAGGATTTATGATCAGCAATGGCAGTGCACAATGTGGCTCAGCACGCCTGCCCGTCAGCCGAAGAGACAGCAGCTGGCGACCCATTTTTAATGTACCGGTCAATACCAGGCCATTGATCATCGCCCAAAGTAATGCACTAAACCGCATGCAGAATCAACTCTCACAGGCTGCCCATAATTTTGCACGACAATTTAGTCAAAAAAGGCAAACCGGCACCGGTCAAATTGACGATGTGGAAAGTGAAATACAACGAGCCGCGCGTGAGTACGAGGACAGCATCAGCCAGGCAGTACGTACCATGGATAAAGGAACGTCGTTGCAAGAGGTAGTGGCGGCGCAGCTCAGACAATACGGCTGGCTAGCATTGGGGAGCTGGTATCAAACCTTTGCCACCGCCAATAACAAAACTAACGCGGTGGTCAACATGCGCCCTACCGTAACCGGTAAGTCCAGGTTGGGTGAGTTAGGGGTTGGATCATACAACGAGCAACTTACTGTTGCCTATCGTGCACAATTACAGAACAGTACCTATGCCGCCCCATTGGGAACACAAACCAGCAATGACAATCAGCAGGCAAGTGATGCGACAGATGCATCGTCTGTATTGGTTGGCATAACAAATTCTTGGGGACAAAAAAGAGTCAATTCTTTAGTCGGCCTAAATTTCGGCTCAGGAAATGGCTCAAATGATCAAGTCAATCCTCTTCTTAAAATGAAAGCAGTCGGCGATTACACCTTAGGCGGAGCCGCATCAATATTTAGTGCTTATACGAGTGCTAAAGTGCTAACCGCCTGGGGCAAAGGCAATTTGGCAGGCAATTTTATTAATACTATTACTGGCGCTGGGGAGGTGGCGGGTAGCTTGCTGGAAGCGATAGCACCGGTAGTCTATTTTTTGGTGTTTGTATTACTGAGTATCGGTTTTAGTTTGTCGATCTATCTGCCTTTCATTCCCTTCATATACTGGATAAGTGCCGCCACCAATTGGATTGTCGGAGTACTGATTGGTGCCACTGCTGGGTCATTATGGGCGGCGACACATTTGGGGGGTGAGGAAGACAGAGGCAGCCGCTCGGCTTATGGCTATATCTTTCTGATTGATGTGATGTTGCGCCCGATGTTAATGGTATTTGGCTTTCTCTTTGCCAGTCTGGTGGTGGTCGCAGTAGGCACTCTACTCAATACGTTGTTTGCATCAGCACTCGCCAATGTACAGGTCGACTCCATAACAGGCTTGATCAGTATCGTGGGTGTCTTGATGATTTATGCGCGTATTTGTACTACCTTGGTCTCCAGTGCATTCAGTCTGCAAGTGAGCATGCCAGATTATGTCATCTCCTGGTTAGGGGGGCGTGAAGGCGCCAGTATGCTGGGGGGTATGAACGAGTCCATTAAAGGTATGTTTGCCAATTTTGGCAGCGGCGCAAAAACAGTGCCGACAGCGAAGAAAATTGTGGCTCCACCAGGCACGGATAACCACAGCGACGGTATAAAATAA
- a CDS encoding addiction module antidote protein gives MAEQLTTYDPAEYLTSDTAIAIFMAEAFETNDTGYIAHALGVVARAKGMTDIANQTGLSREQLYRSFSENGNPTLKTTLAVMKALGIKLTAEVPS, from the coding sequence ATGGCTGAACAATTGACAACCTATGATCCTGCTGAATATTTAACCTCCGACACTGCCATCGCGATCTTTATGGCGGAAGCGTTTGAGACCAATGATACCGGCTATATCGCCCACGCCTTGGGGGTGGTGGCACGTGCTAAAGGCATGACCGATATTGCAAATCAAACGGGGCTTTCTCGTGAACAGCTTTATCGTTCATTCAGCGAAAATGGCAATCCAACCTTAAAAACCACCCTGGCGGTGATGAAAGCGCTGGGCATTAAGCTTACCGCTGAAGTCCCTTCCTGA
- the excA gene encoding plasmid IncI1-type surface exclusion protein ExcA, producing the protein MRNKRTIGGALMFLTLFWYVWAGIPILLFSAITSTILVNDYRYSSIRSQETLFAWISWMGIVIPLLWYVIRYINKRCRIAKILSVIKSDESYDPAPENEIREMHSSAYFGIDTKRGTMLYIRLFNKKEIDIFGFNINNWRHCELTGTNKLRFYINSTEVPFIDIQHRRAWLLYEKICVMRNQQYHYPYHFPGYVEHNTERLSEKMGFKMLPC; encoded by the coding sequence ATGCGAAATAAGAGAACTATTGGTGGAGCGCTGATGTTTCTCACTTTGTTTTGGTATGTATGGGCAGGTATTCCAATACTACTATTTAGTGCCATTACTAGTACAATATTGGTTAACGATTACAGGTATAGTTCTATTAGAAGCCAAGAAACCCTTTTTGCTTGGATTTCTTGGATGGGCATAGTTATACCTCTACTGTGGTATGTCATCCGTTACATCAATAAACGCTGCCGTATTGCTAAAATACTTTCCGTGATAAAAAGCGACGAAAGTTATGACCCCGCCCCCGAGAATGAAATACGCGAAATGCATTCCAGTGCTTATTTTGGCATTGATACCAAACGTGGCACCATGCTCTATATCCGTTTATTCAATAAGAAAGAAATTGATATTTTTGGATTCAATATTAATAATTGGCGTCATTGTGAATTAACCGGCACCAATAAATTAAGATTCTATATTAATTCTACCGAAGTTCCCTTTATTGATATTCAGCACCGACGAGCCTGGTTGTTGTACGAAAAAATCTGCGTGATGAGAAATCAACAGTACCACTATCCTTATCATTTTCCCGGCTACGTTGAGCATAATACTGAACGGTTATCTGAGAAAATGGGATTTAAAATGTTGCCCTGCTGA
- the pilP gene encoding type IV pilus biogenesis protein PilP — protein sequence MHNVNLFSRAVVAIGVMLSLSSQATPTTKLPPAPEAALPPLPARVTTERTLDLARLERIQAETLLFEAQAARAKALQSVQQNKGGEIPVSATLVQTLAGAAGADLTPAAASPPLPRIVQIAGAGNPLRARLLLPDSTTVEVTPGQRIPGTSHTVKRISAQEVQILSKNNQIHTLPFTE from the coding sequence ATGCACAACGTTAATCTTTTCAGCAGGGCAGTCGTGGCGATAGGGGTGATGCTCAGCCTCAGTAGCCAGGCCACGCCCACAACAAAGCTGCCCCCGGCGCCTGAGGCGGCGCTGCCCCCTCTGCCGGCGCGCGTTACCACAGAGAGAACATTGGATTTAGCTCGCCTTGAGCGGATCCAGGCGGAAACGCTGTTATTTGAAGCGCAAGCGGCGCGCGCCAAAGCCCTGCAATCGGTGCAACAAAATAAAGGCGGTGAAATACCGGTTTCGGCGACCTTGGTACAAACGCTGGCAGGAGCGGCAGGGGCAGATCTCACGCCCGCGGCGGCCAGCCCCCCCTTACCGCGGATTGTGCAGATTGCCGGGGCAGGAAACCCGTTACGCGCCCGTTTGTTGTTGCCCGATAGCACCACCGTAGAAGTGACCCCCGGTCAACGTATTCCAGGGACCTCGCATACGGTCAAGCGGATCAGCGCACAAGAAGTCCAGATCCTGTCAAAAAACAATCAAATCCATACCCTGCCGTTTACCGAGTGA